One stretch of Callospermophilus lateralis isolate mCalLat2 chromosome 11, mCalLat2.hap1, whole genome shotgun sequence DNA includes these proteins:
- the Endov gene encoding endonuclease V isoform X7 yields the protein MVSLTAPYVAGFLAFREVPFLVDLVQRLQEKEPGLMPQVLLVDGNGVLHHRGFGVACHLGVLTELPCIGVAKKLLQVDGLENDVLHKEKIRLLQAGGDTFPLMGGSGTVLGMALKSHSHSTKPLYISVGHKISLEAAVRLTQCCCRFRIPEPVRQADIRSREHIRRTLGHLRPSEPGQARDPGPVSTEMAWPLEGLHRQLHHRSQKAHCPKACPKGGPGEPTDRSGPQQRPQDRLGGSQEQQSQFWSGGDGVP from the exons ATGGTCAGCCTGACGGCCCCCTACGTGGCAGGCTTCCTGGCCTTCCGAGAGGTGCCCTTCCTGGTGGATTTGGTGCAGCGACTACAGGAGAAGGAGCCGGGCCTCATGCCTCAG GTCCTTCTTGTGGATGGAAATGGGGTGCTTCACCACCGAG GCTTTGGAGTGGCCTGCCACCTTGGTGTCCTCACAGAGCTGCCCTGCATTGGGGTGGCCAAGAAACTCCTGCAGGTGGATGGGCTGGAGAACGATGTCCTTCACAAGGAGAAG ATCCGGCTCCTGCAAGCTGGAGGAGATACATTTCCTCTGATGGGAGGCTCTGGAACTGTCCTGGGAATG GCCCTgaagagccacagccacagcaccAAGCCTCTCTACATCTCTGTGGGCCACAAGATAAGCCTGGAGGCAGCCGTGCGCCTGACCCAATGCTGCTGCAGGTTCCGGATCCCAGAGCCTGTGCGCCAG GCTGACATCCGCTCTCGAGAACACATTCGCAGGACTCTGGGACACCTCAGGCCATCTGAACCAGGGCAAGCGAG GGACCCTGGCCCGGTTTCCACAGAAATGGCATGGCCCCTGGAAGGCCTACACAGACAGCTACATCACAG GAGTCAGAAGGCACATTGtccaaaggcatgccccaaaGGGGGCCCAGGAGAGCCTACAGACCGCTCAGGACCACAGCAGAGGCCCCAGGACAGACTTggaggctcccaggagcagcagagccaATTCTGGAGTGGAGGAGACGGGGTGCCATGA